From a single Bacillus pumilus genomic region:
- a CDS encoding DEAD/DEAH box helicase, whose amino-acid sequence MTRHKQIVIHAEQTEDFSFTISAQAEDGHPVPLNEMKRQLFQWHESSFYGTFLEDVSFIGTPAFLLSPWMTVELLGKNSFNTFSHVTLTDETEPLMKTASTIYEFIEDEDYVPDYEAWTEGVLRFKDKEGLLDGYTADWFSFAVQDYIQYDDALQHKWNRMTAQSPALSSFQGHFLDEQDFLETIGWIDDETPFTVGLRLNEPDFDGDDWKIELFLRDKKNSDLHFFEGIRSLKRSWHPYQDKISRELERFSQIVPWLSFTSGTTLMSEEEAWLFLSEASETLVNMGIEILLPSWWQIVKDSTMMLKARISSTPRGESHVGMDALMDFNWRFATNGIELTEDEFNELVQSKRRLVNIRGQWIKIDPTFIQQMKKWMERAENEGLHMSDILSRELADQEASSESIPELLDSSAFAHIQFELSSQLRGLVHQLNDTHELPSYEMSESFKGTLRPYQQHGVNWLLFLRSHGFGACLADDMGLGKTIQMIAYFTYLKEQEQNAAPSLIIAPTSVLGNWQRELETFAPHLNVALHYGPSRPQGESFTKAYESTDIVLTSYGLSHSDRDELTVAKWNTICLDEAQNIKNAHTKQSRAIRQLKGQHHIALSGTPMENRLTELWSIFDFVNKGYLGSLTSFHKKFVLPIEKDREEKRIEQLQQLIKPFLLRRTKQDEEVALNLPEKLEEKEFIPLSAEQASLYEQLVKDTFEHMASLTGMQRKAIILSMLGRLKQICDHPALYLKENGTDVKLLKRSLKMDKLAELLKAIHEQGESCLIFTQYIDMGNMIKQLAEKMFGEPVQFLNGSLSKQERDKMVDRFQKKEFNILILSLKAGGTGLNLTAANHVIHYDRWWNPAVENQATDRAYRIGQKRFVHVHKMITTGTIEEKIDQMLETKQTLNDQIIQSESWITELSTNELEDLFTLSAAAQSS is encoded by the coding sequence ATGACACGCCATAAACAAATTGTCATTCATGCAGAACAAACAGAAGATTTCTCTTTCACCATTTCAGCGCAAGCAGAGGACGGACACCCTGTTCCGCTTAACGAAATGAAGAGGCAGCTTTTCCAATGGCACGAATCGTCTTTTTACGGAACATTTTTAGAGGATGTGAGCTTTATTGGCACACCTGCCTTCCTGTTAAGCCCTTGGATGACCGTTGAGTTACTAGGAAAAAATTCATTTAATACCTTTAGCCATGTGACCTTAACGGATGAAACGGAACCACTGATGAAAACAGCCTCCACCATTTACGAATTCATCGAGGACGAAGATTACGTTCCCGATTACGAGGCGTGGACAGAAGGTGTGCTTCGATTTAAAGACAAAGAAGGATTACTAGATGGCTATACGGCTGATTGGTTCTCTTTTGCCGTACAGGATTACATTCAATATGATGACGCCTTGCAGCATAAATGGAACCGCATGACAGCACAATCGCCTGCACTCTCATCCTTCCAAGGACATTTTTTAGATGAGCAGGATTTTTTGGAGACGATTGGCTGGATTGATGACGAGACGCCTTTCACTGTCGGCTTGCGCTTAAATGAACCGGATTTCGACGGGGATGATTGGAAAATCGAATTGTTTTTACGAGATAAGAAAAACAGCGACCTTCATTTTTTTGAAGGCATTCGTTCATTGAAAAGGTCTTGGCATCCGTATCAAGATAAAATTTCAAGAGAGCTGGAGCGATTCAGTCAAATTGTCCCTTGGCTCTCTTTTACATCTGGCACCACGCTCATGTCAGAAGAAGAAGCATGGCTCTTCCTATCTGAAGCAAGTGAAACACTTGTGAATATGGGTATTGAGATCCTGCTCCCATCTTGGTGGCAAATTGTCAAAGACAGCACCATGATGCTAAAAGCAAGGATTTCCTCTACTCCTCGAGGCGAATCGCATGTCGGAATGGACGCCTTAATGGACTTTAATTGGCGCTTTGCTACAAACGGTATCGAGCTGACAGAAGATGAGTTCAACGAGCTTGTCCAAAGTAAGAGGCGCCTAGTCAACATTCGAGGACAATGGATTAAAATCGACCCAACCTTCATCCAACAAATGAAAAAATGGATGGAGCGTGCTGAAAATGAAGGGCTTCACATGTCTGATATTTTGTCACGCGAATTGGCAGATCAAGAGGCATCCTCTGAATCCATTCCAGAGCTGCTAGACAGTTCAGCGTTTGCACATATTCAATTTGAACTTTCGTCGCAATTAAGAGGGCTTGTCCATCAGTTAAATGATACGCATGAGCTGCCTTCCTACGAAATGAGTGAGTCCTTCAAAGGCACGCTAAGACCGTATCAGCAGCATGGTGTCAATTGGCTTTTATTTTTAAGATCTCATGGATTTGGGGCTTGTTTAGCAGATGATATGGGGCTTGGAAAAACGATTCAAATGATTGCATATTTCACATATTTGAAGGAGCAGGAGCAAAATGCCGCTCCATCTCTCATCATTGCGCCAACTTCTGTTTTAGGAAACTGGCAGCGAGAGCTTGAAACATTCGCACCACATTTGAATGTCGCCCTGCATTACGGACCATCACGTCCACAAGGAGAGAGCTTTACAAAAGCATACGAGTCAACAGATATTGTCCTGACGTCTTACGGGCTGTCACATTCTGATCGTGATGAATTAACGGTAGCAAAGTGGAATACCATTTGTTTAGACGAAGCCCAAAACATCAAGAACGCCCATACGAAACAATCGAGAGCCATCAGACAGCTCAAAGGACAGCATCACATTGCCCTCAGCGGGACACCGATGGAAAACCGCTTGACGGAGCTTTGGTCTATTTTCGACTTCGTTAATAAAGGATATCTCGGCAGCCTGACCAGCTTTCATAAGAAGTTCGTCCTTCCGATTGAAAAAGACCGTGAAGAAAAAAGAATTGAACAGCTGCAGCAGCTAATTAAGCCTTTCCTATTAAGACGAACAAAGCAAGATGAAGAGGTTGCATTGAACCTGCCTGAGAAACTCGAAGAAAAAGAATTCATTCCGCTATCCGCTGAGCAGGCTTCTTTATATGAACAGCTCGTGAAGGATACTTTTGAACACATGGCTTCATTAACAGGAATGCAGCGAAAAGCCATTATTTTAAGTATGCTCGGCAGGCTCAAACAGATTTGTGATCACCCGGCTCTCTATTTAAAAGAGAATGGAACAGATGTGAAACTGCTGAAACGTTCATTAAAAATGGATAAACTCGCCGAGCTGTTAAAGGCTATACATGAACAAGGAGAAAGCTGCCTCATCTTCACGCAGTATATTGACATGGGGAACATGATCAAGCAGCTCGCTGAAAAGATGTTTGGAGAACCCGTTCAATTTCTAAATGGCAGCTTGTCAAAACAAGAGCGGGACAAAATGGTGGACCGCTTCCAAAAGAAAGAATTCAACATCTTGATCCTCTCGTTAAAAGCAGGAGGAACAGGACTTAACCTCACCGCAGCCAATCATGTGATTCACTACGATAGATGGTGGAATCCTGCTGTGGAAAACCAAGCGACAGACCGCGCTTATCGGATCGGACAAAAACGATTTGTTCACGTCCATAAGATGATCACAACAGGAACGATTGAAGAAAAAATCGATCAAATGCTTGAAACAAAACAAACGTTAAATGATCAAATTATTCAAAGTGAAAGCTGGATTACAGAGCTATCGACAAACGAACTTGAAGATTTATTCACATTAAGTGCGGCCGCTCAATCATCTTAA
- a CDS encoding PAS domain-containing protein: MALESYKSENLHLIKEALDYTQVGLTVTDPSLPDNPLIYVNKGFLDMTGYQEPEVLGKNCRFLQGDETEQIALKQIRAAIENKEAVTVQLKNYKKSGQMFWNELSVAPLWIDESEGKRLYFVGLQKDVTKEKEQQELLEQSIDEVLNISVPIVPVKDGISVLPIIGTLTAPRFDKIISTVSTYISQSKDDYFIVDLSGLLEVDSFVADAIFKLNDLILMTGTELIVTGIKPNLAMKMGEMREDFRELNTHMNVKSALKKLHI, from the coding sequence ATGGCGCTGGAATCTTATAAGTCCGAAAATCTGCATTTAATCAAGGAAGCCTTAGATTATACTCAGGTTGGCCTGACGGTGACGGACCCGTCTTTACCTGATAATCCTTTAATATATGTGAACAAGGGCTTTTTAGATATGACAGGCTATCAGGAACCCGAAGTATTGGGCAAGAATTGTCGTTTCCTTCAAGGAGATGAAACTGAGCAAATCGCTCTCAAACAAATTAGAGCAGCTATTGAGAACAAAGAGGCTGTCACTGTTCAGTTGAAAAATTATAAAAAATCTGGACAGATGTTTTGGAATGAGTTAAGTGTGGCTCCTCTTTGGATTGACGAAAGTGAAGGAAAACGTCTTTATTTCGTTGGTTTGCAAAAAGATGTCACGAAAGAGAAAGAACAGCAGGAGCTTCTTGAGCAATCGATTGATGAAGTACTGAATATTTCAGTTCCGATCGTTCCTGTGAAGGACGGTATTTCTGTGTTGCCGATCATTGGTACGTTAACAGCGCCAAGATTTGATAAGATCATCTCAACGGTCTCCACCTATATTTCTCAATCCAAGGACGATTATTTTATTGTCGATCTGTCTGGTTTATTAGAAGTGGATTCATTTGTGGCTGATGCGATTTTTAAGCTGAACGATCTGATTTTAATGACTGGTACTGAGCTTATTGTGACAGGCATTAAGCCAAACCTTGCGATGAAAATGGGAGAAATGAGAGAGGACTTCCGTGAATTGAATACGCATATGAACGTGAAATCTGCATTGAAAAAGCTGCACATTTAA
- a CDS encoding Cof-type HAD-IIB family hydrolase, whose protein sequence is MQLIATDLDGTLLNSEHKVSQENEQALKEAAENGMEVVVSTGRAYFDVKSIFDQLGMNTWVISANGAVIHDPTGQVYHSAVLQEEKARHILSWLEERDYYYEVFTNEAIFTPNRGRELLAIEMDRLKSANPETDQNVLKQAAEVQYSQSGFSYIDTYQELFREDRKLSFYNILGFSFLEDRLKAGWDTFGNDADVTMVSSADHNFEIGSKDASKGQALARLAERLGIPLSQTAAVGDSLNDESMLLAAGVGVAMGNARQDIKEIADHVTLTNDEHGVAHMIRHLLK, encoded by the coding sequence ATTCAATTAATCGCAACGGATTTAGACGGAACTTTATTGAACAGTGAGCACAAAGTGAGTCAGGAAAACGAGCAGGCATTAAAGGAAGCAGCGGAGAATGGAATGGAAGTTGTCGTTTCAACAGGAAGAGCGTATTTTGATGTGAAGTCTATTTTTGATCAGCTTGGAATGAATACATGGGTGATAAGTGCCAATGGAGCTGTGATTCATGATCCAACTGGACAAGTGTATCATTCCGCTGTTTTACAAGAAGAAAAAGCCAGACACATATTGTCATGGCTTGAAGAACGTGATTATTATTATGAAGTCTTTACAAACGAAGCGATTTTCACACCGAATCGAGGCAGAGAGCTCCTTGCGATTGAAATGGACCGATTAAAAAGTGCAAATCCAGAAACGGACCAAAATGTTTTAAAACAAGCGGCGGAAGTTCAATACAGTCAGTCAGGTTTTTCTTATATTGATACATATCAAGAATTGTTTCGAGAGGATCGAAAGCTTTCATTCTATAACATCTTAGGTTTCTCTTTCTTGGAAGACAGATTGAAGGCAGGATGGGATACGTTTGGTAATGATGCAGATGTAACAATGGTCAGTTCAGCCGATCATAACTTTGAAATTGGTTCAAAGGACGCATCTAAAGGGCAGGCCTTGGCAAGGCTGGCAGAACGACTAGGTATTCCTTTAAGCCAGACAGCGGCTGTAGGAGACAGCTTAAATGATGAATCAATGCTTCTAGCAGCTGGTGTAGGGGTTGCGATGGGCAATGCGAGACAGGATATAAAGGAAATCGCTGATCATGTCACGTTAACAAATGATGAACACGGGGTTGCACATATGATACGTCACCTTTTGAAATAG
- a CDS encoding YwpF-like family protein: MKTFRLIDLKIELDPKQDKMSSIPLRDGLIINKEDGENHWMIEALIPKKHRQVFEVLFQQHTEVKILVTITKENNRPVHLSVQVKNIVALEENISVLLDGKMITSRYRTETEEVLKDLVKEGLSGEKLLDAFKQNT, from the coding sequence ATGAAAACCTTTAGGCTGATTGATTTAAAAATCGAACTCGATCCAAAGCAAGATAAAATGTCCAGCATTCCTCTTCGTGACGGTTTAATCATTAATAAAGAAGACGGTGAAAATCACTGGATGATCGAAGCACTCATTCCAAAGAAACATAGACAGGTGTTTGAGGTGCTCTTTCAGCAGCACACAGAAGTAAAGATTCTTGTGACGATTACAAAAGAAAACAACCGCCCTGTTCATCTATCTGTCCAAGTCAAAAACATCGTTGCCTTAGAAGAAAACATCTCTGTGCTGCTTGATGGTAAAATGATTACAAGTCGTTACAGAACAGAAACCGAAGAAGTCCTAAAAGACCTCGTCAAAGAGGGGCTTTCCGGAGAAAAACTGCTGGATGCCTTTAAACAAAACACATAA
- the mscL gene encoding large conductance mechanosensitive channel protein MscL: MLKEFREFAVKGNVIDLAVGVIIGGAFGKIVTSLVNDLIMPLVGIIIGGHDFSGLAIKIGSAQILYGNFVQTVVDFLIISFSIFLFIRYLNKLKRKKVEEEEVVETPDQTEVLLTEIRDLLKSQSQSKDVQ; the protein is encoded by the coding sequence ATGCTGAAAGAATTTAGAGAATTTGCAGTCAAAGGAAATGTCATTGACTTGGCTGTAGGTGTCATCATTGGGGGAGCATTTGGCAAAATTGTCACTTCTCTTGTGAATGATTTGATCATGCCGCTTGTCGGTATTATTATTGGTGGACATGATTTTAGCGGTTTAGCTATTAAGATCGGATCCGCTCAAATTTTATATGGAAACTTTGTTCAAACTGTGGTTGATTTCTTGATTATCTCGTTTTCCATTTTTCTCTTTATTCGTTATTTGAATAAATTAAAACGGAAAAAAGTAGAGGAAGAAGAGGTTGTAGAAACGCCGGATCAAACGGAAGTTTTACTAACTGAAATCAGAGATCTATTGAAAAGTCAAAGCCAATCTAAAGATGTGCAATAA
- the fabZ gene encoding 3-hydroxyacyl-ACP dehydratase FabZ produces MLDAQQIQDIIPHRYPFLLVDRILEVDGDKRAVGIKNVTVNEEFFNGHFPGYPVMPGVLIVEALAQVFGVIILGKEENQGRIGLFAGIDGCRFKRQVKPGDQLRLEVEVTRLRGPVAKGKAVATVDGEVACEAELTFSIGPKVS; encoded by the coding sequence ATGCTTGATGCTCAGCAAATTCAAGACATTATTCCACACCGTTATCCATTCTTATTGGTCGACCGTATTTTAGAGGTTGACGGTGACAAAAGAGCGGTTGGAATCAAAAATGTAACAGTAAATGAAGAATTTTTTAACGGTCATTTCCCAGGATATCCAGTCATGCCGGGTGTGCTTATCGTAGAAGCGCTTGCTCAGGTTTTTGGGGTCATCATTTTAGGTAAAGAAGAGAACCAAGGGAGAATTGGTTTGTTTGCAGGAATTGACGGCTGCCGTTTCAAAAGACAGGTCAAGCCTGGCGATCAGCTTCGTTTAGAGGTTGAAGTGACGCGCCTCCGAGGTCCTGTTGCAAAAGGAAAAGCAGTAGCCACTGTAGATGGCGAAGTGGCATGTGAAGCAGAACTCACATTTTCTATTGGTCCTAAAGTATCATGA
- a CDS encoding tetratricopeptide repeat protein: protein MNFITDKSIKKLLHSWYTMLKHRHFSKAEDIKTTLLKYKRKISKKQELYLHYQLMLFRHQLWMNQTEDLEKLKHELMPYKDEMNEELSYYFYFFLGLYESLKSDQNDAIHYLEKAEERLSFLNDELEEAEFHFRTSGVYYNNRYSLLSIRHVQKAMDIFAKHGDAHSLYRCKIVLALNYSDQKKYEEAESIFLEIIEYVNILDDQELLGIVYYDAGFIQSRQNRHKEALDYFQKALRLPAYRKSAHSYVSCLYETVRSCFKENLTDEGMRYIQKGLKEAVASQFDILRIKFQILFLLYSQTPRADEQIARLVTCLERKEAWIDLEDLLADVSDFYKKKGDFERAAFFIMRG, encoded by the coding sequence ATGAATTTTATAACCGATAAATCCATTAAAAAACTTCTCCATTCGTGGTACACAATGCTGAAGCACCGACATTTTTCGAAGGCTGAAGATATCAAAACAACTCTATTAAAATATAAACGTAAAATATCAAAAAAACAGGAACTCTATTTACATTATCAGCTGATGCTTTTCCGCCATCAGCTCTGGATGAATCAGACAGAGGACTTGGAAAAACTCAAACATGAACTGATGCCGTATAAAGATGAGATGAACGAAGAACTGTCCTATTACTTTTACTTCTTTCTCGGATTATATGAATCTTTAAAAAGCGATCAAAATGATGCGATCCACTATCTCGAAAAAGCGGAAGAAAGACTGTCATTCCTGAACGATGAGCTGGAGGAAGCAGAGTTCCATTTCCGTACAAGTGGTGTTTATTATAACAACCGTTATTCGTTGTTATCGATTCGTCACGTGCAAAAAGCCATGGATATCTTTGCAAAGCACGGAGATGCCCATAGCCTCTATCGTTGTAAAATTGTGCTCGCCCTGAACTATAGCGACCAAAAGAAATATGAGGAAGCGGAATCTATTTTCCTCGAGATTATCGAATACGTGAACATCCTTGATGATCAAGAATTGCTCGGTATCGTTTATTATGACGCTGGCTTTATTCAGTCGAGACAAAACCGTCACAAGGAAGCGCTGGATTACTTTCAAAAAGCACTTCGTCTACCAGCATACCGGAAGTCAGCACATTCGTATGTATCATGCCTCTACGAAACGGTCCGTTCCTGTTTTAAAGAAAATTTAACCGATGAAGGAATGAGGTATATACAAAAAGGGTTAAAAGAAGCCGTTGCTTCCCAGTTTGATATATTAAGAATCAAGTTCCAAATCTTATTCCTTCTCTATAGCCAAACACCTAGGGCAGATGAGCAGATCGCAAGGCTCGTCACATGTCTGGAACGAAAAGAAGCCTGGATTGATCTTGAGGATCTGCTTGCCGATGTCTCAGATTTTTATAAAAAAAAGGGCGACTTTGAGCGAGCCGCCTTTTTTATCATGAGAGGCTGA
- a CDS encoding flagellar hook-basal body protein, with translation MLRTMMNAAVSMNEVQKQLDIISNNIANSETTGYRAKNTRFSELIRQQFNQVDEKNVQVANSRLTPDGLRLGTGTMVNASINSLQGSIKETGRDLDVAFGAPSQYMQVNAGGNIRYTRDGSLYLQPGNNRNQVQLVTSEGYPILDENGNEIVLNANFRDISIDKNGRLTAISRDNQPNQQVNLGVVQVNNSSALVSEGDNLFSVDGTYQGALTALNGANRQAIQLQQGALETSNVDMSKELTDLMTTQRSYQLNSRTITMGDQMLGLVNTIR, from the coding sequence ATGCTTAGAACAATGATGAATGCAGCTGTATCGATGAACGAAGTGCAAAAGCAGCTGGATATTATCAGTAACAACATCGCAAACAGTGAAACAACAGGGTACCGTGCGAAAAATACTCGTTTCTCAGAGCTGATCAGACAACAGTTCAATCAAGTGGATGAAAAAAATGTACAGGTGGCAAACAGTCGTCTGACACCTGATGGGCTGAGACTTGGAACAGGTACGATGGTCAATGCATCCATTAACTCGCTGCAAGGTTCTATTAAAGAAACAGGCCGTGATCTTGATGTTGCATTTGGAGCGCCTTCGCAGTATATGCAGGTCAATGCCGGCGGTAATATCCGTTATACAAGAGATGGTTCTCTTTACTTACAGCCTGGCAATAACCGTAACCAAGTGCAGCTTGTGACTAGCGAAGGCTATCCGATTCTTGATGAAAACGGAAATGAAATCGTCTTAAATGCGAATTTCCGTGATATTTCAATTGATAAAAATGGACGGCTTACAGCCATTTCTAGAGATAATCAACCGAACCAGCAGGTGAATCTAGGTGTTGTCCAAGTGAATAACTCTTCAGCACTTGTTTCTGAAGGCGATAATTTGTTCTCAGTTGACGGTACTTATCAAGGCGCATTAACGGCACTAAATGGAGCAAACCGCCAAGCGATTCAGCTTCAGCAAGGTGCACTGGAAACGTCGAATGTGGATATGTCTAAAGAATTAACAGATCTCATGACAACACAGCGTTCTTATCAGTTGAACTCAAGAACGATTACGATGGGTGATCAGATGCTTGGATTAGTGAATACAATTCGATAA
- a CDS encoding flagellar hook-basal body protein: protein MLKGLYTATSAMIAQERRTEMLSNNIANANTPGYKADEGAMRAFPEMLLSRMESGRFQTSSGKGFSVPQQSPIGGINTGTYMQELIPQFTQGTLKTTDQTTDVALVENNVPINPETNQKSALFYAVNTPDGVRYTKSSSITLNTQNQLTINGRALLSVTGQPITVQSENFKVNADGTVSENGQNLGQIDVRVAMDTRNLAREGNDLYRTADNQPLPSAVNNGQMSYTLSQGVSELSNVDVTKSYTEMTTAYRAFETNQKVVQAYDKSLEKAVNEIGRVY, encoded by the coding sequence GTGTTAAAAGGACTATACACCGCAACTTCTGCCATGATCGCTCAAGAGCGGCGGACAGAAATGCTTTCAAATAATATCGCAAATGCGAATACGCCAGGATATAAAGCGGACGAAGGGGCGATGCGGGCATTTCCAGAAATGCTGCTGAGCCGAATGGAATCAGGACGTTTCCAAACATCTTCAGGCAAAGGTTTTAGTGTTCCGCAGCAATCGCCAATTGGCGGTATCAATACGGGGACATATATGCAGGAATTGATCCCTCAATTTACACAAGGGACTTTAAAAACAACGGACCAAACAACTGATGTGGCACTAGTTGAAAATAACGTGCCGATCAATCCGGAGACCAATCAAAAATCAGCACTCTTTTATGCGGTCAACACACCAGATGGCGTTCGTTATACGAAAAGCAGCTCCATTACATTGAACACACAAAATCAGTTGACCATTAATGGACGCGCTCTTCTTTCTGTGACGGGTCAGCCAATTACGGTTCAGAGCGAGAATTTCAAAGTGAATGCAGATGGAACTGTGAGTGAAAATGGACAAAACCTTGGGCAAATCGATGTGCGTGTTGCGATGGATACAAGGAACTTAGCGCGCGAAGGAAATGATTTATACCGTACAGCTGATAACCAGCCCCTGCCAAGTGCAGTCAATAACGGTCAAATGTCCTATACGTTAAGTCAAGGTGTATCGGAGCTTTCGAACGTGGATGTGACGAAATCATATACAGAAATGACAACCGCCTACCGAGCATTTGAAACAAATCAAAAAGTGGTTCAGGCGTATGATAAAAGTTTAGAAAAAGCCGTAAATGAAATTGGTAGAGTGTACTAA
- the mbl gene encoding cell shape-determining protein Mbl — MFARDIGIDLGTANVLIHVKGKGIVLNEPSVVALDKNSGKVLAVGEEARRMVGRTPGNIVAIRPLKDGVIADFEVTEAMLKHFINSLNVKGLFSKPRMLICCPTNITSVEQKAIKEAAEKSGGKHVFLEEEPKVAAIGAGMDIFQPSGNMVVDIGGGTTDIAVISMGDIVTASSIKMAGDKFDLEILNYIKKEYKLLIGERTAEDIKIQVATVFPDARQEEISIRGRDMVTGLPRTITVTSKEVEEALRESVSAIVQAAKQVLERTPPELSADIIDRGVIITGGGALLNGLDQLLAEELKVPVFIAENPMDCVAVGTGVMLDNMDKLPKRKLS, encoded by the coding sequence ATGTTTGCTAGGGATATTGGAATTGATCTTGGTACTGCCAATGTACTGATTCATGTCAAAGGAAAAGGAATTGTGTTAAATGAACCATCTGTAGTAGCTCTTGACAAAAACAGCGGGAAAGTTTTGGCTGTTGGGGAAGAAGCTAGACGTATGGTAGGACGTACGCCTGGGAATATTGTTGCGATTCGTCCATTAAAAGATGGCGTAATTGCTGATTTTGAAGTAACTGAAGCGATGCTCAAGCATTTTATTAACTCATTAAATGTGAAAGGGCTGTTCTCTAAGCCGCGTATGCTCATCTGCTGCCCGACAAACATTACATCTGTTGAGCAGAAGGCGATCAAAGAAGCTGCTGAAAAAAGCGGTGGTAAGCATGTATTTCTTGAAGAAGAGCCAAAAGTAGCAGCCATTGGTGCTGGTATGGATATTTTTCAGCCAAGTGGAAACATGGTCGTAGATATTGGAGGCGGAACGACAGATATTGCTGTCATCTCAATGGGTGACATTGTAACCGCCTCTTCTATTAAGATGGCTGGAGACAAGTTTGATCTGGAAATTCTTAACTACATTAAAAAAGAGTACAAGCTGTTGATCGGTGAACGCACGGCGGAGGATATTAAGATCCAAGTTGCAACGGTATTCCCAGACGCACGTCAAGAAGAGATTTCGATTCGTGGACGAGACATGGTGACAGGATTACCAAGAACGATTACCGTCACAAGCAAAGAAGTAGAAGAAGCATTGCGTGAATCTGTATCTGCGATTGTTCAGGCTGCGAAGCAAGTTCTTGAGAGAACTCCGCCTGAATTATCAGCTGATATTATTGATCGCGGCGTCATCATTACAGGTGGCGGAGCACTTCTAAACGGGCTTGATCAATTGCTTGCAGAAGAGCTGAAAGTACCTGTGTTCATTGCCGAGAATCCGATGGATTGTGTAGCTGTTGGTACTGGCGTGATGCTTGATAATATGGACAAGCTGCCAAAGCGTAAACTCAGCTAA
- the spoIIID gene encoding sporulation transcriptional regulator SpoIIID: MHDYIKERTIKIGKYIVETKKTVRVIAKEFGVSKSTVHKDLTERLPEINPDLANEVKEILDYHKSIRHLRGGEATKLKYKKEEILEGEPVKQ, encoded by the coding sequence GTGCACGATTACATCAAAGAGCGAACAATCAAGATAGGAAAGTATATCGTGGAGACAAAGAAAACCGTTCGTGTTATTGCGAAAGAATTTGGAGTCTCTAAAAGTACTGTACACAAGGATCTAACAGAAAGACTGCCAGAAATTAATCCTGATCTGGCCAATGAAGTGAAGGAGATACTTGATTATCATAAATCAATCCGGCACTTGCGAGGAGGAGAAGCCACCAAGTTAAAGTATAAAAAAGAAGAAATCTTAGAAGGCGAGCCAGTGAAACAGTAA
- a CDS encoding MarR family winged helix-turn-helix transcriptional regulator: MDTLNRECLHQIHQGARLLSKKANEALAAYDLYMSQWTVLFCLDSFGPKTQKDIWTYLNVEAPTITRTVTRLEANGWVKRVQGKDKRENLIVMTEDAKARFEEIKRTMEQFEEECLSDFTHEEKQLLHTLLHKLSTE, from the coding sequence ATGGATACGTTAAATAGAGAGTGTTTACATCAAATACATCAAGGCGCTCGGCTTCTGTCTAAAAAAGCAAACGAAGCGCTTGCTGCTTATGACTTGTACATGTCCCAATGGACTGTACTTTTTTGTTTGGATTCATTCGGCCCGAAAACCCAGAAAGACATCTGGACATACTTGAACGTCGAAGCCCCAACCATTACACGAACCGTTACCCGTTTAGAAGCAAATGGCTGGGTGAAACGTGTACAAGGAAAAGACAAACGTGAAAATTTGATTGTGATGACAGAGGATGCAAAAGCCCGATTTGAAGAAATCAAACGCACGATGGAACAATTTGAAGAAGAATGTCTTTCAGATTTTACCCACGAAGAAAAACAACTCCTCCATACACTTTTACACAAATTATCAACTGAATAG